AGGATTTTAAACGTGGAATTTTAAAGAATCGCCAATTGCAGCTGCGTTTGTAAAATGTGCAAAGTGCTGTGTGAATTTGCAGTTGGAAATCCTAGCGTCCTAGCGAGAGATGATTTTCCTCGTACAAAACGAGGTCTGGAAAGACTTGGGCAAGTGTACTAGTTTACTACACAGGCAGTGCGCTCCATGGTAATGGGGGCTGTGAATGTTAGCGTTGCCCCAGTGTCTGTTGTGTAGGTCCCGCCTGCCCAAGGTAAACGGATTTAATGTGAGAGTGGATGAGGCTCAGTTCTTTGTTCAGCACAGTATAGGTGCATGTGCAGGGGTTTGTTTGCTGGCTCTGTTGTTCCAAGGGCTTAAGGCTCTATTATTATATTGCATGATGATTAAGGGCTTTCTGGTCCTGTGATGCAGAGTGAGAGAGTCATTCaaacgggtgtgtgtgtgtgagcgagcgaGTTTGCGTCCTTGCATTTCAAACTCCCTCAGTGCTTGTCCGCCTAGCATCTGCTTCTCTTTCAAGCAGGGGTCTGATCTGCACAGCAATACATGTGCATACATCACTGAACCCAGCACTGCACAGTACTGCGCAGTCACTGAACCCAGCACTCCCATTGTCTCCTGTGCAgtactgtcacacacacagccccgagctgcacagtgtgtgtgtgtgcgcacgctGGTTTCCAGTGTGTGCTGCTCGCTACTCCAGGGGTCTCACTGCTTTGCTTTCCCCCCTCAGAGTTTGGAGTGCATCTGGCGGAGCTGACGGTCGACCCCCAGGGAGCCCTCGCTATTAGACAGGTGAGTCCCCAGCACCCTCAAACACCTGAACTGTTAGTGAGACCCAGTCGGGTTTCCTAAAACCTGGGGTGAGCGTGGCACGCCGCTGGTAGTGTCCCGGGATTGCTGTTAAAACACACTGCAAAGTGTAccagcagttttgccctgaaacCCCTTTTTAGAATATCGTTCTGCATGCCCTGCTCGGTGTTTCCTAATCCTGTTTGCCACTGTTTCTGCAGTCGGGGCTGCTTGTCATGGTTAGTAAAGCCACCGGTGTATTTAGCCTTTGGGACAGTGTCATGAGTAGGGTTGCAGTGATGGGAGATTATTCGCATCGTGGTACTAGGTGTTAAAATGAGCcgctcacagtggcaacacattacttTCATTGAAATAAAAGTGGTGGAACAATCACAACAGTCGTGTCTCTGAAATTCAAATTCTTTTGAAGGACTTTGAATTGATCTCGACCCTGGTTGACAGTCGCAGAAAAGCAGCCTGCAGCCCTCTCGCTGGGTAGCGGCCTGCAGCCCTCTCGCTGGGTAGCGGCGTGCAGCCCTTCGGAGGTTCATGTGTGCTTCTGTTTCCACAGCTGGCGTCTGTGATACTGAAGCAGTATGTGGAGACTCACTGGTGCGCTCAATCTGAGAAATTCAGACCGCCGGAGACCACGGACAGGGTAAGGACTGGAGTGAGAGATGAAACGGGCTCTGCTTTCAAATCCGTGTTCAGTTTCATACCATCGTGCAGGAAACGTGTCTCTGTGCTGCACGAATACATCCAGAACTGAGCCTGATCAATGCTTGCATGTGTTTATAAGATTCGGTCTTTCACCTccagtgttttcttgttttgtgtctgtttctCCGGCTTGCAGGCTAAAGGAGCAATCCGGGAGTTGCTTCCGAGCGGCCTGCGCGAGTCGATCAGCAAGGTGCGCTCCAGCGTGGCGTATGCCATCTCGGCCATCGCCCACTGGGACTGGCCCGAGGCCTGGCCGCGGCTCTTCAACCTGCTCATGGAGATGCTGGTCAGCGGGGATGTGAATGCAGTGCACGGAGCCATGAGAGTGCTCACAGGTACACACCCTCCCCCCGCGAGTGACATCATCGCTGCCCCCCCTCCCTCAGAGGAGCGCTCACCCAGCCTCTCTGAGCTGCTGCaccgctgtgtgtgtgttctagtgcagtgtgtttgttctgttATTGTGCCAGTGGAAGTGTGCCacagtgccctcttgtggtgtTTTGCAGAGTTTACCCGCGAGGTGACAGACACTCAGATGCCCCTGGTTGCGCCAGTCATTCTGCCTGAGATGTACAAGATCTTCACCATGGCAGAGGTAGGAGCCCCAGGGAGGACGGAGCGGTTTGGCACAGCGTGCTGGGAATATTAATATCACCATGATGGGCATGAGGCAGATGTGCCCAGACTAAAAATATGAGGATCTTGaccttattttaaaaagagattcAGAACTCTGTTGGAAACGGaaaccaaaaatgaaaacatatatatatatatttttaaatctaaggTTGTAAATGTTTACGCGTCAATGGTAAACCCGTGAACAGCACAGTATTTTACTCTGCGTTTAAGCAGTTATTTCATATGCAGATTTTTTTGTGTGCTGGCTGGCCCTGGCGCTGGTTTGATGTAGTTGCAGTGCACAGTCTGATCTGAcctggtgtgtgtgcgtgtgtttgaaTCAGTAAGGGGTCAGTCTTGTTCCTCAGGTCTACAGCATTCGCACGCGGTCCAGGGCCGTCGAGATCTTCACAACGTGTGCCAACCTGATCTGTGCCATTGACGAAGTGGAGAAGGTAATACTGTGGGCAGTGCCCCGTTCATGCTTTAATTAATGTGATGCGCTCACCCAGGCTCAGTCACATTCGCTGTCATgcgtaattaattgcaattacagcATCACTGCAACTGTAGTTGAACCGCGGCACAGATAATACCAAAGGGTTTGCATCTGCTAGAATTATAGGATtgagcataattaaaaaaaaaaccataatttagatattttatttaacatcatgtaatcaaagatactacaaaattatattgcaaaaaaaagtctaccggaagccataatggtagtccagtatttcatgttagatttcgaaatgtcacatttaaaatttTTCATTATGCATGTATGGGGGGGGAAACCGCAAAGCGGTACGCAGTTCAGTATGTTAACagaacgttattcagcaggtttcgttcgactttccGAAGCAGCATTAGTTAATTCTGCAGGGTGATGCCGGAGTTTTGGCCAGAGCCTCACATCCCGTTGCGTTTCAGTTCACGACGCTGCTCCTGTGTCAGGTAGATTACCTGTGTGAACCCTGCTAGCTGTGGGATCAGCAGCCTGTGCTGGGCTCTCACTTGCATTGCCTCGCTCCTCAGGGGGCTGCCAGGGCACTCATCTTCCCCGTGGTCCAGCAGTTCACAGAAGCCTTCGTCCAGGCGCTGCAGATGCCAGATGGGAGCTCCTCAGACAGCGGCTTGAAGATGGAAGTCCTGAAGGTAATCCCGTCCGATCTCCTGTCCCAGCGCAGCGCTCCCAGGTAGAATAGGGCAGGTTCGTAAGGGAGATTCAGGGTGTAGCACTGGGAGAGCCAGCACAGTGATCCTCATATACACACGCTTGTTCTGTGTATTATAATTAGGGGGCGTTTAAAGGTGAATCTCTTTACGTTTCTGTTAATCTGATCGTTTTGTCTTTTGGGGTGGACTGTTGCTACCCTTCAGTGCGGTGCGGCATTTCTGAGATCTGTAACCAGTGGATCGATCGCGTGCTCTGATTGGTCCAGGTTTCAAGCCCtaaccctggctctcctcctcccctcccaatGCAGGCGGTGACAGCGCTGGTGAAGAATTTCCCCAAGCACATGGTGTCCTCCATGCAGCAGATCCTTCCTATCGTGTGGAACACGCTCACTGAGAGCGCCGCTTTATATCCTTGCACTAGAGTATCAGAGACAGCAGCCCGCTCTTACAGCTGCATTCAACTGACCCCAGACTTCTTACACGGGCAAAACTGAAAGGGCAGGGAGCTTCAGATAACGTTTCCCCTTGTATGCAGTTTGTTTTAGCAGTCGTTTGTGTAGATGGTGCTTCGTCAAGGAGTCCCAGGGATGCTCTTCAGTTGAGTTTTTTTAGGAGATGGCAGTAAGCTGGAGTTTGTGCCAAGTCCAGACTAACACGCTCCCTTCGGCAAGCATCGTAGATTTCTAGTGGCTGAGGTGTGGAAACTGGAAGGGAGCAGGGGGTAGCGGTTTGGGGAGACGGGGGCAGTCCCGTTGTGCTCCTTGACACCCTGGCTGTACCTATGTGCGGACCGAGGTGAATTACACTGAAGAGGTGGACGACCCCATAGACTCTGACGGTTAGTCAACGCACAGAGATTGTTATGTGCTAGGGCTGGATTCGGACACCAGTGGACActgtcattatttatatatatatataacaagtgctTGTACAATTAATAGTACTTTGTGATCATAATAAAGGTGTACTAACAGGAGAGGTGTGCAATGTATAGCACTATCTGCAGAGACACTTGGAGCATGCAAACTTGTTCAGCTGTGTAGACTGTAAAGGAAATGAAGAATCCATGTTCCAGTATGCgattctatttaaatatatataagcaCTAACCCTGGAGGGTTGCTGGAGTAAGGATGAAATCTGCAGGTACTGCTGTTGCTGCAGTAACCCTTGCTGTTTGCAGTCTGGTATTGCTCTGCCCTGTTTCATGCCGGGAGGGATCTCTTTGTTGATCCCTCGCTGTGCTTGCTCTGCAGGTGAAGTCCTGGGCTTTGAGAACCTGGTGTTCAGCATCTTTGAGTTTGTGCACACCTTACTGGAGAACAAGAAGTTCAAGAGCACGGTGAAGAAGGCTCTCCCAGACCTCATCTACTACGTCATCCTGTACATGCAGATCACAGAGGACCAGGTGAGGAGGAGCAGGGGCCACAgctgaactgggggggggggcactccgTCAGAGCGGACCAGGGTTAGGAGAGGGGAACGCTGCCTTCCCTTTACTGTGGAACCACCGCGGGGTGTGTTAGCAGACATGAACCTGTCTGTTCGGCATTCTCTTTCCTCCCCATTCACAGATGTATATGGAACACTGTGTGGTTTCTGTCAATCTGTAAAACATTACAGTAGCAAATGATCATCTGTCGCTGATAATTGTTAATTTCTTCATCAATGATTCGATGCGACAGCAGCTGAAACAGAGAGGGGGTATATTCAAGGTTCTGGTTTGGGTTTGTTCCCCTGCTGGAGAAACGAGGCAGGAAGCAGTTAAGGAGTCTCGGGTCTCTGTGGGAGCTTTGATCTCAGACACTGATTCCCACGCTTGCCTGCTTGTCACAGATTAAAGTCTGGACTGCCAATCCACAGCAGTTTGTCGAAGACGAGGATGACGACACCTTTTCCTATTCTGTTCGGATCTCCGCTCAGGATCTGCTTCTGGTAAGAGTTTCCTATTCTGTTCAGATCTCCGCTCAGGATCTGCTGCTGGTAAGAGGAGGGCAGtctcttgtgtttgtgttcagacCGGTTCCTAGTGCTGCCCAGCGCCTGACCCAGATTTCAGTGTGAATAACGACTGCATGCCCATCTCTCCCTGCGCCAGGCCGTCTCCACGGAGTTCCAGAACGAGAGCGCTGTGGCGTTGGCAGCAGCTGCCACCCGCCACCTGCAGGAAGCCGAGCAGGCCAAGAACTCGGGCAGCGAGCACTGGTGAGCGAGCGAGCAAGAGGCAGAGCCACATGACTCCTGTgcactctgacctctcctcagtGCTGTATTTTCAGGTTTTACAAAAGCTGTagctccagttttttttttttttttttcttttccccaccccacaacacacacacacacacacgacgtCTGCTACTGCATGGTAATTAATGATCTATatatagatgtattttttttttaattaaaatatgtatccaGGATACTCTGCTGAGATTGTTTGCAGTGTTGCCCTGTCCATTGCATTAGCATTAGTATATTCCTCTATTACGATACCTCGTGTGAAGAGAGCATGACTCATCGATACACAATCATTACACCCCTAGAATTACTGGAGTTCCTGCTGTTAGGGACCTATACTGGTCTTCAACCATACTTCACTTGTACTGGGATTTTTCACCCAAATGAAGGAGCGTTTCAGCCTGCTAAGAGCGTCGGCTTCAGGGGCCGGTTTCACAACGCACCGCTAGCATCTTTACCGGTTTCAAAAGACAATATTGTTAAGACAGAACGAGAAAGCTTGGCGGAAATCCGCTCTGCATGATTTAAAGGGTGAACGTGTTGTTTTCTTTATGGAAGTGAATTGCAATTAGCAGACTGCCGGCCAGACTTGGTGTTGTCCTTGTTAAAGAGTGCAGACTCCAGTGCTGACCTGGGTGTTGGTTCTGTTGCTGCAGGTGGAAGGTACATGAAGCCTGCATGCTGGCCCTGGGCTCAGTGAAGAGCATCATCACTGATAATGTGAAGAAAGGACGCATCCAGTTTGACATGCACGGCTTCCTGACCAGCGTCGTCCTGGCTGATCTCAACATCTCTGGTCAGTCCCAGTGCTCCTCCCCTCTATTCCATCAAGCATGGATACTCTGCCTCTTCCTGTGAGCCTCTGAAACATGCTTTATACAGAGGAAGCTCTTGTTTGTATTCCAGTCAGTAACGAGGTTGCTCTCTCCTCGGCAGTGTCTCCCTTCCTTCTGGGCCGGGCTCTGTGGGCGGCCAGTCGCTTCACTGCAGCCATGTCTCCGGAGCTGATCCAGCAGTTTCTCCAGGCCACGGTCAGCGGGATGCACGAGAGCCAGTCTCCCTCCGTCAGGATCTCCGCTGTGAGAGCGATctgggggtgagggagcagtgaGCAAGCTCACTGACACGCACGGGGGCTATATGCATGTTCTGTTTTGAGACTAAGAGATTTCTAGAGGGTTCAGTTTGTTTGTGATGCTTGTGTGAGATTGTGTGACAGTGTTAGTGCAGCCTCAGTGGTGACTCTCTCGCCTGGCTGCCTGCCGGGCTGCCTCCCCTCAGCTACTGTGACCAACTCAAGATCTCAGAGTGCACTCAAGTCCTGCAGCCCTTCCTGCCCAGTATCCTGGACGGGCTGATCCAGCTGGCCGCCCAGTTCAGCTCGGAGGTGCTCACTCTG
Above is a window of Polyodon spathula isolate WHYD16114869_AA chromosome 25, ASM1765450v1, whole genome shotgun sequence DNA encoding:
- the LOC121299862 gene encoding importin-9, whose amino-acid sequence is MAGVSGTGPGSGSVAGPVQQGLKEALMETLTAILSPVQEVRAAAEEQVKVLEVTEEFGVHLAELTVDPQGALAIRQLASVILKQYVETHWCAQSEKFRPPETTDRAKGAIRELLPSGLRESISKVRSSVAYAISAIAHWDWPEAWPRLFNLLMEMLVSGDVNAVHGAMRVLTEFTREVTDTQMPLVAPVILPEMYKIFTMAEVYSIRTRSRAVEIFTTCANLICAIDEVEKGAARALIFPVVQQFTEAFVQALQMPDGSSSDSGLKMEVLKAVTALVKNFPKHMVSSMQQILPIVWNTLTESAAFYVRTEVNYTEEVDDPIDSDGEVLGFENLVFSIFEFVHTLLENKKFKSTVKKALPDLIYYVILYMQITEDQIKVWTANPQQFVEDEDDDTFSYSVRISAQDLLLAVSTEFQNESAVALAAAATRHLQEAEQAKNSGSEHWWKVHEACMLALGSVKSIITDNVKKGRIQFDMHGFLTSVVLADLNISVSPFLLGRALWAASRFTAAMSPELIQQFLQATVSGMHESQSPSVRISAVRAIWGYCDQLKISECTQVLQPFLPSILDGLIQLAAQFSSEVLTLVMETLCIVCTVDPAFTSSAENKICPLTIAIFLKYSNDPVVASLAQDIFKELAQIEACQGPMQMRLIPTLVSIMQAPSDKIPSGLCSTAIDILTTVVRNTKPPLSELLVCQAFPVVAQCTLRTDDHATIQNGGECLRAYVSVALEQVGLWHDEQGHSGLWYVMQVVSQLLDPRTSEFTATFVGRLVSTLIARAGTQLGDNLDQILRAVLSKMQQAETLSVMQSLIMVFAHLVHSQVEPLLEFLCSLPGPTGKPALEFVMSEWMNRQHLFYGQYEGKVSTVALCKLLQHGINTNDKRLQEILVKGDEIFNPDEGIRTRSKAAKNPGRWTSIPLLVKIFKLIINELSSVVEASSSRTAAGDWSQESSDMWEDQDHDEEEDDEEDEDDGLTGQLLSDLLSSNKYDEDYYEDDEEEDPDALKDPIYQIDLQAYLTDFLRQFAQQPCCSMFSGHLNEAERKILQTIGI